The following coding sequences lie in one Bordetella genomosp. 9 genomic window:
- a CDS encoding inositol monophosphatase family protein: MQTPAQLSQNAPLDLCAALDAAVTAAHAGAAILQSYAHHRSDLVIDRKARNDLVSQADREAEAAVIEELRTRTPQFGIVAEETGGQVAGPATWYIDPLDGTTNFLHGIPQYAVSIALIAHAGTRLAAGPALTEDTPVVAAIYDPNREEMFTAVHGSGAWLNGRRIACSRTQTLDDAVVATGFPFRDFSFAQQYMPTLHEAINVTRGVRRLGAAALDLAWTAAGRYDGYWEMGLAPWDVAAGTLIVREAGGVAEDMYGVDPWPIGGYVVSGNQAIAAALKAMIAPHLSRGTAA, encoded by the coding sequence ATGCAAACCCCAGCGCAGCTTTCCCAGAATGCGCCCCTGGATCTTTGCGCGGCGCTGGACGCCGCCGTCACGGCTGCGCACGCCGGCGCCGCCATCCTGCAATCGTACGCGCACCACCGGTCGGACCTGGTGATCGACCGCAAGGCCCGCAACGATCTGGTTTCGCAGGCTGACCGCGAGGCCGAGGCGGCGGTTATCGAGGAGCTGCGCACGCGCACGCCGCAGTTCGGCATCGTTGCCGAAGAGACCGGCGGGCAGGTGGCGGGGCCCGCGACCTGGTACATCGACCCGCTGGACGGCACGACGAATTTCCTGCACGGCATTCCGCAATACGCGGTTTCCATCGCCCTGATCGCCCACGCCGGCACCCGTTTGGCCGCGGGCCCCGCATTGACTGAGGACACCCCGGTCGTCGCCGCGATCTACGACCCCAACCGCGAAGAGATGTTTACCGCGGTGCACGGGTCGGGCGCGTGGCTGAACGGCCGGCGGATTGCATGTTCGCGCACGCAAACCCTTGACGACGCGGTGGTGGCCACGGGCTTTCCATTCCGCGATTTTTCCTTCGCGCAGCAGTACATGCCCACCCTGCACGAAGCGATCAACGTGACGCGCGGCGTGCGACGGCTGGGCGCGGCCGCGCTGGACCTGGCTTGGACCGCGGCAGGACGTTACGACGGATATTGGGAAATGGGACTGGCGCCCTGGGACGTGGCGGCTGGGACGCTGATCGTGCGCGAGGCCGGCGGCGTTGCCGAAGACATGTATGGGGTGGATCCCTGGCCCATCGGCGGCTACGTGGTTTCCGGAAACCAGGCGATCGCCGCGGCGTTGAAAGCGATGATTGCGCCGCACTTGTCCCGCGGCACGGCGGCCTGA